Proteins co-encoded in one Deltaproteobacteria bacterium RBG_16_64_85 genomic window:
- a CDS encoding multidrug transporter AcrB, which produces MREKGRGLAGRIASAFIDSRLTPLIVLASMLLGVGAVLLLPREEEPQIVVPMIDVFVQMPGSSAKEVEERVTKPMEKLLWEIPGVEYIYSTSSPGRSMAIVRFQVGEDEEKSIVRLNQKMFANFDLIPPGASPPLVKPRSIDDVPILALTLDSDRYDPFALRRVAEGLHDQVKSIPDVSEVRIIGGQRRQVRVILDPARMAATGVAPAALVPVLEQANRQLQAGSFPSGNREFLVETGGFLRTAEEVGGVVVGVSGSRPVYLRDVARIQDGPEEPVDYVFTGMGPAARGKGATVAPAITLSVAKRKGTNAIAVADRVIEKVDAVKGRMIPGDVRLTVTRNYGETAAEKSNELLLHMMIAILSVSILIWITLGIRESGIVATAIPVTLALTLAVFYLAGYTLNRVTLFALIFSIGILVDDAIVVVENIVRHYRLPENRGRSVADIAVEAVDEVGNPTILATFAVIAAILPMAFVRGLMGPYMRPIPVGATAAMLFSLLVAFVVTPWAGVRLLRREPPGAEHGGEGWTTHLYRQAMGRLLHKPVWRYGFLLLVVLLLLGSMSLVAVGFVKVKMLPFDNKSEFQVVIDMPDDSTLEQTAAATREIGIALASVPEVVNYQMYVGTSSPYNFNGLVRHYFLRRGPNVADIQVNLVPKGERNSQSHDIAKRVRPKVQAVAVRYRARVKVAEVPPGPPVLQTLVAEIYGPDYKGQIDVARQVKAILEKTDGVVDVDWYVEDDRSRYRFDVDHGKAALNGVSAEQVAATLRLAVEGETAGLLHPPLAKEDVPIVLRLPTAERSKVEDLMRIRVMGRQGKLVPLGELVRVEEETAEKSIYHKNLMPVVYVTADVAGKVESPVYAILSINKELDHLTLPGGYQLERYVARQPFTEEKIAMKWDGEWHITYEVFRDLGLAFAAVLVLIYILVVGWFQSFRTPVAIMAAIPFSLVGILPAHGFMGAFFTATSMIGFIAGAGIVVRNSIILVDFVELRLSQGMPLDQAVIDAGAVRFRPMLLTAAAVIVGASVILFDPIFQGLAISLMAGEVASLFLSRMTVPILFYLSESRKHRHGPRLPG; this is translated from the coding sequence GTGAGGGAAAAGGGCCGCGGGCTGGCCGGCAGAATCGCGTCCGCCTTCATCGACTCCCGGCTGACGCCCCTGATCGTCTTGGCGTCGATGCTCCTCGGCGTGGGCGCGGTGCTTCTCCTTCCCCGGGAGGAGGAGCCGCAGATCGTCGTCCCGATGATCGACGTGTTCGTGCAGATGCCCGGATCGTCGGCAAAGGAGGTGGAGGAGCGGGTCACCAAGCCGATGGAGAAGCTCCTCTGGGAGATCCCGGGAGTCGAGTACATCTATTCCACGTCGTCGCCGGGCCGGTCCATGGCGATCGTCCGGTTCCAGGTGGGCGAGGACGAGGAAAAGAGCATCGTCCGGCTGAACCAGAAGATGTTCGCCAACTTCGACCTCATCCCCCCGGGCGCGAGCCCCCCGCTGGTCAAGCCGCGCTCCATCGACGACGTTCCCATCCTCGCCCTCACGCTCGATAGCGACCGGTACGACCCCTTCGCCCTGCGACGCGTCGCGGAAGGGCTCCACGACCAGGTCAAGTCGATCCCCGACGTTTCCGAGGTGAGGATCATCGGCGGCCAGCGCCGCCAGGTCCGGGTGATCCTGGATCCGGCGCGGATGGCGGCCACGGGCGTCGCCCCGGCCGCTCTCGTCCCGGTGCTCGAGCAGGCCAACCGCCAGCTCCAGGCGGGGAGCTTCCCCTCCGGGAACCGGGAGTTCCTGGTGGAGACCGGCGGCTTCCTGCGCACCGCGGAGGAAGTTGGCGGCGTGGTGGTGGGGGTCTCGGGCTCCCGGCCCGTATATCTCCGGGACGTGGCGCGGATCCAGGACGGTCCGGAGGAGCCCGTCGACTACGTTTTCACGGGCATGGGGCCTGCGGCCCGCGGGAAGGGCGCGACCGTCGCCCCGGCCATCACCCTCTCGGTGGCCAAGCGGAAAGGGACCAATGCAATCGCGGTTGCCGACCGGGTGATCGAAAAGGTCGATGCGGTCAAGGGGAGAATGATCCCGGGCGACGTTCGGCTGACCGTCACCCGGAACTACGGGGAGACGGCTGCGGAGAAGTCGAACGAGCTCCTCCTCCACATGATGATCGCCATCCTCTCGGTGTCGATCCTCATCTGGATCACCCTGGGCATCCGGGAATCGGGGATCGTGGCCACGGCCATCCCCGTCACCCTGGCGCTTACCCTCGCTGTCTTCTACCTTGCCGGCTATACGCTCAACCGGGTGACCCTCTTCGCTCTCATCTTTTCCATCGGCATCCTCGTGGACGACGCGATCGTCGTCGTGGAGAACATCGTCCGCCACTACCGCCTTCCCGAGAACCGCGGCCGGTCGGTGGCGGACATCGCCGTGGAGGCGGTGGACGAAGTGGGAAACCCAACGATCCTGGCCACCTTTGCGGTGATCGCCGCCATTCTGCCCATGGCATTCGTACGGGGGCTCATGGGCCCCTACATGCGCCCCATCCCGGTGGGGGCGACGGCCGCCATGCTCTTCTCCCTCCTCGTGGCCTTCGTCGTCACTCCCTGGGCGGGCGTGCGGCTCCTGCGGCGGGAGCCCCCTGGCGCCGAACACGGCGGAGAGGGCTGGACCACGCACCTTTACCGGCAGGCCATGGGCCGGCTCCTCCACAAACCCGTCTGGCGGTACGGCTTCCTGCTCCTGGTCGTCCTGCTCCTGCTGGGCTCGATGTCTCTCGTCGCCGTCGGGTTCGTCAAGGTGAAGATGCTCCCCTTCGACAACAAGAGCGAGTTCCAGGTGGTGATCGACATGCCGGACGACTCGACCCTGGAGCAGACCGCCGCCGCCACCCGGGAAATCGGGATTGCCCTGGCCTCCGTGCCGGAGGTCGTGAACTACCAGATGTACGTGGGCACCTCCTCTCCGTACAATTTCAACGGGCTGGTGCGGCACTATTTCCTGCGGCGCGGGCCCAACGTGGCCGACATCCAGGTGAACCTGGTCCCGAAGGGAGAGCGCAACTCCCAGAGCCACGACATCGCCAAGCGCGTACGGCCGAAGGTCCAGGCCGTGGCGGTCCGGTACCGTGCCCGGGTCAAGGTCGCCGAGGTTCCCCCCGGCCCGCCGGTCCTGCAGACCCTGGTGGCCGAGATCTACGGCCCCGACTACAAAGGCCAGATCGACGTGGCGCGTCAGGTCAAGGCCATTCTCGAAAAGACCGACGGCGTCGTGGATGTCGACTGGTACGTGGAGGACGACCGTTCCCGATATCGGTTCGACGTGGACCACGGGAAAGCCGCCCTGAACGGTGTCTCCGCCGAACAGGTGGCGGCTACCTTGCGCCTGGCGGTTGAGGGCGAGACGGCGGGGCTCCTCCATCCGCCCCTGGCGAAGGAAGACGTGCCGATCGTGCTCAGGCTCCCAACGGCCGAGCGCTCGAAGGTTGAAGATTTGATGCGGATCCGGGTGATGGGCCGGCAGGGGAAGCTGGTGCCTTTGGGCGAGCTCGTGCGGGTCGAGGAGGAGACGGCCGAGAAGAGCATCTACCACAAGAACCTGATGCCCGTGGTGTACGTGACCGCCGACGTGGCGGGGAAGGTGGAGAGCCCGGTCTACGCGATCCTTTCGATCAACAAGGAGCTGGACCATCTGACGCTGCCCGGCGGCTACCAGCTCGAGCGCTACGTGGCCCGGCAGCCGTTCACCGAGGAAAAGATCGCGATGAAGTGGGACGGGGAGTGGCACATCACCTACGAGGTCTTCCGGGACCTGGGGCTTGCCTTCGCGGCGGTGCTCGTGCTGATCTACATCCTGGTGGTGGGGTGGTTCCAGTCCTTCCGGACCCCCGTCGCCATCATGGCCGCCATCCCCTTCTCCCTGGTGGGGATCCTGCCCGCCCATGGCTTCATGGGGGCCTTCTTCACGGCGACCTCGATGATCGGCTTCATCGCGGGCGCCGGGATCGTCGTGCGCAACTCGATCATCCTCGTCGACTTCGTGGAGCTTCGCCTTTCACAGGGGATGCCGCTGGATCAGGCCGTCATCGATGCGGGGGCGGTGCGTTTCCGGCCGATGCTGCTGACGGCTGCGGCGGTGATCGTCGGCGCGTCGGTCATCCTCTTCGATCCGATCTTCCAGGGGCTGGCGATCTCGCTCATGGCGGGGGAAGTGGCCTCGCTCTTCCTCTCCCGGATGACGGTGCCGATTCTCTTTTACCTGAGCGAGAGCCGGAAGCACCGCCACGGGCCCCGTCTTCCCGGATAA
- a CDS encoding 3-hydroxyacyl-CoA dehydrogenase, whose product MFPKIRRVAVLGAGVMGSGIAAHLANAGIPCLMLDIVPPQFTEEDKKKGLTGKSPAFRNRFAAKGLEGIKKSRPALLYSSKDLGLISIGNFEDDLAKAAECDWIVEVVTENLEIKRALYDKIEKLWQPGTVVTSNTSGIAISQMMEGRGKEFRRHFLVTHFFNPVRYMRLLELVAGEDTAPEILRGMAEFGERRLGKGIVYGKDTPNFIGNRIGVFAMMYAMHAMVADSLSIEEVDKILGPAMGRPKSAAYGTADLVGLDTLLHVSDNVYKNLPDDPAREVFLPPPFVKEMVRRGWIGRKAKSGFFKMEGKGDAKKMFVLDYRTMDYRPTSKVVFPSLDAAKGEEDVAGRIRKVIAGDDKAAAYAWRVLSETLLYTAKRIPEISDDIANIDNAIKWGFNWTLGPFETWDAIGLPESVGRMRKEGKAIPENVGKMLAAGNASFYRSREGVREFYDFASGTYRPVPVSPDVIFLPALADRNKMVRRNPGAALYDIGDGVLCLEFHTKMNTIDGDIISMMNEGVDLAEKEFAGLVIANHAENFCVGANLMLVFMAAQNKDFDGIEKMVRELQNACMRLRYSERPVVAAPAGMALGGGAEICMGADRIRAAAETYMGLVEVGVGLLPAGGGTKEMVIRHLEGIPDGVAADPLPFLRKAFETIGMAKVATSAKEAREFGFLRPWDKITIQRDFLIQDAKSTVLAMIREGYETPRPRTDIPLPGRSELSSFAYGLYAMRIAGHISEYDERVGRKIAFVLTGGNVPAGTKLSEQDLLDLEREAFLSLCGEEKTQARIQYMLMKGKPLRN is encoded by the coding sequence ATGTTTCCGAAAATCCGCCGGGTGGCCGTGCTCGGGGCGGGCGTGATGGGATCCGGGATCGCGGCGCACCTCGCCAACGCAGGAATCCCGTGCCTCATGCTCGACATCGTCCCTCCCCAATTCACCGAGGAAGATAAAAAGAAGGGGCTGACCGGGAAGAGCCCCGCTTTCCGCAACCGGTTCGCCGCGAAGGGGCTAGAGGGGATCAAGAAGAGCCGCCCCGCATTGCTGTACTCCTCCAAGGACCTGGGCCTCATCTCCATCGGAAATTTCGAGGACGACCTCGCGAAAGCCGCTGAATGCGACTGGATCGTCGAGGTGGTCACGGAGAACCTGGAGATCAAGCGGGCCCTCTACGACAAGATCGAGAAGCTCTGGCAGCCGGGGACGGTCGTCACCTCCAACACCTCCGGCATCGCGATCTCCCAGATGATGGAGGGGCGCGGCAAGGAGTTCCGGCGCCACTTCCTCGTGACCCACTTCTTCAACCCCGTTCGTTACATGAGACTCCTGGAGCTGGTCGCCGGTGAGGATACCGCCCCGGAAATCCTGCGCGGGATGGCGGAGTTCGGCGAACGGAGGCTGGGGAAGGGGATCGTCTACGGGAAGGACACGCCCAACTTCATCGGGAACCGGATCGGCGTCTTCGCGATGATGTACGCGATGCACGCGATGGTCGCGGACAGCCTCTCCATCGAGGAGGTCGACAAGATCCTCGGGCCCGCAATGGGCCGGCCCAAGTCCGCCGCCTACGGCACGGCCGACCTCGTGGGGCTCGACACGCTGCTGCACGTCTCCGACAACGTCTACAAGAACCTCCCCGACGACCCGGCGCGGGAGGTCTTCCTGCCTCCTCCGTTCGTGAAGGAGATGGTCCGGCGCGGCTGGATCGGGCGCAAGGCCAAGAGCGGTTTCTTCAAGATGGAGGGGAAGGGCGACGCAAAAAAGATGTTCGTCTTGGACTACCGGACGATGGACTACCGGCCCACCTCCAAGGTCGTCTTCCCGTCGCTCGACGCCGCCAAGGGGGAGGAGGACGTCGCCGGGAGGATCCGGAAGGTGATCGCGGGCGACGACAAAGCTGCAGCCTACGCGTGGAGGGTGCTCTCCGAGACGCTGCTCTATACGGCAAAAAGGATCCCCGAGATCTCCGACGATATCGCCAACATCGACAACGCGATCAAGTGGGGGTTCAACTGGACGCTGGGCCCCTTCGAGACGTGGGATGCGATCGGTCTTCCGGAATCCGTCGGGCGGATGCGGAAGGAAGGGAAGGCGATCCCCGAAAACGTCGGGAAAATGCTGGCGGCCGGGAACGCTTCCTTCTACCGGAGCCGCGAGGGGGTCCGGGAGTTCTACGACTTCGCTTCCGGGACCTACCGGCCGGTCCCCGTTTCGCCCGACGTCATCTTCCTGCCTGCGCTCGCCGACCGGAACAAGATGGTCCGGCGCAATCCGGGCGCAGCGCTCTACGACATCGGAGACGGCGTTCTGTGCCTGGAGTTCCATACCAAGATGAACACGATCGACGGCGACATCATCTCGATGATGAACGAGGGGGTGGACCTGGCGGAGAAGGAGTTCGCCGGGCTGGTGATCGCCAATCATGCGGAGAACTTCTGCGTGGGGGCGAACCTCATGCTCGTCTTCATGGCGGCGCAGAACAAGGACTTCGACGGCATCGAGAAGATGGTCCGCGAGTTGCAGAACGCCTGCATGCGGCTGCGCTATTCGGAAAGGCCCGTCGTGGCGGCCCCCGCGGGGATGGCGTTAGGGGGTGGGGCCGAAATCTGCATGGGCGCCGACCGGATCCGCGCCGCGGCGGAGACGTACATGGGGCTCGTGGAGGTGGGCGTGGGACTCCTCCCGGCGGGCGGCGGCACGAAGGAAATGGTGATCCGACACCTCGAGGGGATCCCCGACGGCGTTGCGGCCGACCCGCTCCCGTTCCTCCGGAAGGCGTTCGAGACGATCGGAATGGCGAAGGTGGCCACGTCGGCGAAGGAGGCGAGGGAATTCGGGTTCCTGCGGCCCTGGGACAAGATCACGATCCAGCGCGATTTCCTCATCCAGGACGCGAAGAGCACCGTCCTTGCGATGATCCGGGAGGGGTACGAGACACCCCGTCCCCGCACCGACATTCCGTTGCCGGGGCGCTCGGAGTTATCCTCTTTCGCCTACGGGCTTTACGCGATGAGGATCGCCGGGCACATCAGCGAATACGACGAACGGGTCGGGCGCAAGATCGCCTTCGTGCTGACCGGCGGGAACGTCCCGGCCGGAACGAAGCTGTCGGAGCAGGATCTCCTGGACCTGGAGCGGGAAGCGTTCCTGTCTCTCTGCGGAGAGGAAAAGACCCAGGCGCGCATCCAATACATGTTGATGAAGGGAAAGCCGCTGCGCAACTAG
- a CDS encoding acetyl-CoA acetyltransferase (Catalyzes the synthesis of acetoacetyl coenzyme A from two molecules of acetyl coenzyme A. It can also act as a thiolase, catalyzing the reverse reaction and generating two-carbon units from the four-carbon product of fatty acid oxidation), with translation MAKVYIISAVRTPIGRAYKGSLKDTRPDDLGAVAIRGAVERIKNLDPAQVDDVIFGCAMPEGEQGMNVARICALKAGLPDSVPAMTINRFCSSGLQAIALAAERILAGFADVIVAGGTESMTMVPMGGNKPSFNPEIIETRPEVFMPMGLTAEQVVRLYKVTREDQDEFAYRSHMKALAAIREGKFKEEIVPVKTVVFAAGNGGKPVPGEIVFEVDEGPRADTTLEALAKLKPAFDPKGTVTAGNSSQMSDGAAAAVVVSEKAMKALGAEPLARFLGFAAAGVPPEIMGIGPVKAVPKLLKKLRVKLTKIDLFELNEAFAAQSLPVIRELSLDSDKVNVNGGAIALGHPLGCTGAKLTATLLHEMKRRNASLGVVTMCIGGGMGAAGLFERA, from the coding sequence ATGGCGAAAGTCTATATTATCTCCGCGGTCCGCACGCCGATCGGGAGGGCGTACAAGGGAAGCCTCAAGGACACGCGGCCCGACGACCTCGGGGCCGTTGCGATCCGGGGGGCCGTCGAAAGGATAAAGAACCTGGACCCGGCGCAGGTGGACGACGTGATCTTCGGGTGCGCCATGCCCGAGGGGGAGCAGGGGATGAACGTGGCCCGGATCTGCGCCCTGAAGGCGGGTCTGCCGGACTCCGTTCCGGCGATGACCATCAACCGGTTCTGTTCCTCCGGGCTGCAGGCGATCGCCCTGGCCGCGGAGAGGATCCTGGCGGGGTTCGCCGACGTCATCGTGGCCGGCGGGACCGAGTCGATGACGATGGTCCCGATGGGGGGGAACAAGCCGTCCTTCAACCCCGAGATCATCGAGACGCGCCCCGAGGTGTTCATGCCGATGGGTCTCACCGCCGAGCAGGTGGTCCGCTTGTACAAGGTGACGCGCGAGGACCAGGACGAGTTCGCCTACCGGAGCCACATGAAGGCTCTCGCGGCGATCCGGGAGGGGAAGTTCAAGGAGGAGATCGTCCCCGTGAAGACGGTCGTCTTCGCCGCGGGGAACGGCGGGAAGCCGGTCCCCGGCGAGATCGTCTTCGAAGTCGACGAAGGCCCCCGCGCCGACACCACGCTCGAGGCGCTGGCGAAGCTGAAACCCGCCTTCGACCCCAAGGGGACGGTTACCGCCGGCAATTCCTCCCAGATGAGCGACGGGGCCGCCGCCGCCGTCGTGGTCTCGGAGAAGGCGATGAAAGCGCTGGGCGCGGAGCCCCTGGCGCGGTTCCTGGGGTTCGCCGCGGCCGGCGTGCCGCCCGAAATCATGGGGATCGGCCCGGTGAAGGCGGTCCCCAAGCTGTTGAAGAAGCTGCGGGTCAAGCTGACGAAGATCGACCTCTTCGAGCTGAACGAGGCTTTTGCCGCACAGTCGCTGCCGGTGATCCGGGAGCTCTCCCTGGACTCGGACAAGGTCAACGTCAACGGCGGCGCGATCGCGCTCGGGCATCCGCTGGGGTGCACGGGGGCGAAGCTCACCGCCACGCTGCTGCACGAGATGAAGCGCCGCAACGCGTCCCTGGGCGTGGTCACGATGTGCATCGGCGGAGGGATGGGCGCCGCGGGCCTGTTCGAGCGCGCCTGA
- a CDS encoding GTP cyclohydrolase I FolE, with protein sequence MMQDLIRNLLIKIGEDPDREGLKQTPERYQKAIGFLTSGYTQDPREVLQRALFHEQYDEMVIVKDIDIFSLCEHHILPFFGKCHVAYLPKKNIVGLSKIARVVELYARRLQVQERLTQEIATAIMDTLKPQGVAVVIEAFHLCMMMRGVEKQNSKAVTSAMLGVFRTRESTRMEFLELIKPTLNILR encoded by the coding sequence ATTATGCAGGATCTGATACGAAACTTGCTGATCAAGATTGGGGAGGACCCCGACCGGGAAGGGTTGAAGCAGACCCCGGAGCGGTACCAGAAGGCGATCGGCTTCCTCACTTCCGGCTATACCCAAGACCCCCGGGAGGTCCTTCAGCGCGCTCTATTCCACGAGCAGTACGACGAGATGGTGATCGTCAAGGACATCGACATCTTCTCCCTGTGCGAACACCACATTCTCCCCTTTTTCGGAAAGTGCCACGTGGCGTACCTGCCGAAGAAAAACATCGTGGGGTTGTCCAAGATCGCCCGGGTGGTCGAGCTTTACGCACGACGGCTCCAGGTCCAGGAGCGGCTGACCCAGGAGATCGCCACGGCGATCATGGACACGCTGAAGCCGCAGGGCGTGGCGGTTGTGATCGAGGCGTTTCACCTGTGCATGATGATGCGCGGCGTGGAGAAGCAGAACTCCAAAGCGGTAACCTCCGCGATGCTGGGTGTCTTCCGGACGCGCGAGTCGACGCGGATGGAATTCCTCGAACTCATCAAGCCTACCTTGAACATCCTGCGGTAA